The Rhizobium viscosum genomic sequence GGTGCGCGTTATACCGACGGCCGCAACGGCCTCGCCGCCGACCAGAAGCAGGCCGCGAGCTGGTATCAGCTTTCCGCCGACAAGGGCTTTGCGCCGGCGCAATACCGTCTCGGCAGCATGTATGAGAAGGGCAATGGCGTCGACCGCGACGTGCAGAAAGCCAAGGCTCTCTACGAACAGGCCGCAGCCCAGGGCAATGCCAGTGCCATGCACAATCTCGCCGTGCTCTACGCCTCCGGCGCGCTCGGCCAGCAGGATTATGCGACGGCCGCCACGTGGTTCCAGAAAGCAGCCGACCTCGGCATTACCGACAGCCAGTTCAATCTCGCCATCCTCTGTGCCCGCGGCAATGGCGTGCCGGCGGATCTGGAAGAATCCTACAAGTGGTTTGCGATCGCCGCCCGATCCGGCGATAAGGATGCCGCCCAGAAGCGCGACGAAGTGGCGAAAGCCATGAAACCGGATCAGCTCGAACGCGCCCGTGCCAAAGCCGACCTCTGGAAGCCGCAGCCGCTCGACAACAAGGCGAACGGCATCGAGATCCCGGACGCATGGGCAAGCGGCGCCGCGCCGAAGACGGCAACCGTCGACATGAAGAAGGCCATCCGCAACATCCAGGCGATCCTCAACAATAACGGTTTCGACGCCGGCCCGCCGGACGGAGAGATGGGCGCCAAGACGGTGACCGCCATCAAGAACTTCCAGAAGTCGATCGGCCAGGAACCGACCGGCAAGGTCAACGACGAGACGGTGAAGGCGCTTCTGGAGCGTAACAAACCAGGCGCGAAAGCCATCTGAGACAGCCCGGCGGTACCCTGCCGCAGGGCTTTGCGCACTTTCACGCCGACTGTCACAAAACCTGAAAAAAGCCGGATTATGCGGGACATATCGGGACTCGCATCCAGTTGACCATGGCTTTTTTCCATCGAAAGCCTCTGGAAACGATTTCACAGTAGGATGCGCCATTCGAATGGGGACGTGAGAGTGCCGCCCCGGCGGGAGCGGCAATAATCGGGGTCGGCTGTGACAATCTATCTGCCCATCGCAGAATTGTCGGTGAACATCTTCATCATTCTCGGCATGGGGGCTGCCGTCGGTTTCCTGTCCGGCATGTTCGGCGTTGGCGGCGGCTTCCTGATCACGCCCCTCCTGATCTTCTACAACATCCCACCGGTCGTCGCCGTCGCGACAGGCGCCAACCAGGTGGTGGCTTCCTCGATATCGGGGGCGATCACGCATTTCCGGCGCGGCACGCTGGATGTGAAGCTCGGCACGGTGTTGCTTGTCGGCGGTCTTTCGGGCGCGACGGTTGGCATCTGGATTTTCTCGCTGCTGCGCTCCATCGGTCAGCTCGACCTCTTCATCTCCCTGCTTTACGTCGTCTTCCTCGGCACCGTCGGCGGACTGATGCTCTGGGAAAGCATTAACGCCATGCGCCGTGCGGCCCGCAATGAAGCGCCTGCCCCACGCCGGCCCGGCCATCAGCACTGGGTGCACAAGCTGCCGCTGAAGGTGCGGTTCAAGAAATCGAAAATCTATCTCTCGGTCATCCCGATCGTGACACTCGGCTTTGCGATCGGCATCCTTACCTCTGTGATGGGTGTCGGCGGCGGCTTCATCATGGTGCCGGCGATGATCTACCTGCTGCGCATCCCGACCAACGTGGTCGTCGGGACCTCGCTCTTCCAGATCATCTTCGTGACCGCTTATACGACGATCGTGCAGGCGGCGACCAACTATTCGGTCGATATCGTGCTTGCCTTCTTCCTGATGCTCGCCGGCGTCATCGGTGCGCAATATGGCGTGCGCGTCGGCCAGCGGTTGCGTGGCGAACAGTTGCGCGCCCTGCTCGGCCTGCTGGTTCTTGCCGTCGGACTGCGCCTCGCAGTCGCGCTGGTCGTGACACCGCAAGACATCTATTCGGTGGTCATGGGAGTGGGGAACTGATGCTTCGGCTCCTCCTGCTCCTTACTCTTTTCATGCCTGTCGCCGCCTCGGCACAGGTGTTGTTGCCCGGACAGGGAACGACCCGGGCCGAGCGCGAAGGGCTGGAAATCGGCACCTCCACCAGCGAGATCGCCATTACTTCCGATTTCCGCGGCGCGGACCTGACGATTTTCGGCGCAGTGACCAATACCGACGACCTGCTGCTCGCCATCGGCCAGTATGACGTCATCGTGGTTCTGGAAGGCCCGCGCGAAGACGCCACGGTGCGCAAGAAGGAGCGGGTCTTCGGCATCTGGATCAATACCTCGTCAATGACCTTTGCCGACGTACCGCATTCCTATTCGATGTCGAGTTCGCGCTCCATCGACGATATCACGACGCCGCTCGACCTGACCGGAGAAGGTATCGGCATCGACCATATTCCGCTGCGGCCGATCGATTTTGCCGGCAACTTCAACAGTCTCAATGAATTCCGCAACGCCTTCAGGCGTCTGCAGCAGTCGGGCGGGCTTTACGAGCGCGATCCGAGTGGCGTTCGTTTCGTGTCCTCCAACCTCTTCAAGGCAAGCCTGCGGCTGCCGGCCAACATTCCGAACGGCGTGCATACGGTGCGCGCCTATCTGTTCAAGAGCGGGAAATTCGTGACGCAGAAATCGCAGCCGCTGCGCGTCATCAAGACGGGCATCGAGCAGACGATTACCGATGCGGCGCATGAGCAGCCGATTTTCTACGGCTGCTTTGCGGTGCTGCTGGCCGTGCTGACGGGATGGGGCGCCAGCCTGATCTTCCGCAAGGATTGATCGGCGGATTTCCGCTATCCGGCGATGACTTTCAAACAGGCTTTATCAAACGTCGGGGACAATGTCGCGCCCGGTGGCAGACGCTTGTCCCGATGCCCGCCGGAGCCCTTATTCAAACTCTCTGCTCGCGACTGCTTGCATTTTGCTATCAGTCGAGTTAGGCTCAAAACCAGTTGTTGATAGCAACTGGTTTTGAAAGACATGATCCATGGAGGATGAGATGAGGAAGCTTGTTGTCTGGAACCTGATGACGCTGGATGGTTACTTCGAAGGGGCAAAGCCGTGGGACATTGAGTTCCACAATCTGGCCTGGGGGCCGGAGCTCGAAAAATATGCCGAGCAGTTTGGCGAGGAAAGCGACCTTCTGGTCTTCGGCCGCAAGACCTATGAGGGCATGGCCGCCTATTGGCCGAGCGCGGAGAGCGAAAACAAGATCAAGGCCTATATGAACAGCATTGCCAAGATCGCCGTCTCGCGGACCATGGAAAAGGCGGACTGGAACAATACACGCGTCGTCATTGATCCGGTATCCGAATTGAGGCGGCTGAAGGAAGAGGATGGCAAGACGATCCTCATCTTCGGCAGCGCCGAGCTTGCCGATACCCTGCTGAAGGCGGGACTGGTGGATGAAATCCGCATCTGCCTGGTGCCTGTCATTCTCGGCCGCGGCAATCCGCACTTCAAGCCCGCGGATGCACAGCAGCCGCTGAAGCTGCTCGACTCGTCTGTGACGAAGAGCGGCGCGGTGATCCTGCGCTACGAGCCCGTCAGGGCAGCCTGATCATTTGTCTTTACTGGCTGCGGTCACCAGGGCTGCGGCCGCTTCGCCTGCTGTTTCCATGTAGGTCGGATCGCGATGCAGGAGCACGGCGGCAAAGGAGCCGTCGAGCAGCAGAACGACCTGGCGGGCGAGCTTTGGCGCCTCGACAAGATGCTGCTCTTCGAAGAGAGCAGCGAGCCATTGCTCGACATTCTTCTTATGCGCGGCGCCAACCTTGATGGCGGGATGGCCGGGCATATTGGCAAGTTCAGCCGACGTTCTGAGATAACCGCAGCCCCTCCATTTCGGATGCCGGGCCGAGCGAGCCAGATTGTCGAAGATACCCTTCACCTTCGCCGCCAGATCCCCATCCGTTTCCGCAAACCAGCGCCGATAGGCCGCAAGATTGGGCTGGTCGCGGGTTTCCAGATAAGCGGCGATCAGGTCGTCCTTGCTGTCGAAATGATAATAGAGGGTGCGTTTCGTGACATCAGCTTTCTCCGCCACGGCATCGACGCTCACGGCCCGGATGCCTTCGCTGTAGAACAGTTTGGCGGCAGCGGCGACGATGCGTTCGCGTGTGTCGGAAGCGGATTTGGCCATGTCGACAATGTATACCGACTAGTGAGTATCCTCAACATCAACCGTCGCCTACTGTCCCGGCCAAAGTGCAGGCAAGGGAGAGATATATGCCGGCTGCAAGCAAACGGAGGAAGAGCGACCCCGCACGGGAGGCGGAAGCTGTCGTTATCGGCTGCGGCGACGGCGTCAAACTTCGCGGCCATCTCTGGAGTGCAATCAGCGACCGCAGCATCGGCAGCGTCGTCATCAATCCGGCAACCGGCGTTGCGGCACGTTATTATCACTATTATGCGCGCTTTCTCGCCGAACGCGGCTTTGACGTGCTGACCTATGATTATCGCGGCATCGGCCTGTCGCGCCCGGAACGATTACGGGGCTCCGGCTATCGCTGGCGGGACTGGGGCGAGCGGGATTTCGATGCGGCGCTGCTTTTCATGGAAGGCCAGCGGCCCGGCCGGCCGCTTTTCGTCGTGGGCCACAGCATCGGCGGCTTTCTGCCCGGCCTTTCGGCGCATGCCGATCGCATTACGCGCATGCTTGCAGTCGGCGCACAATATGGGAACTGGCGAGATTATGCCCCTGCGCACCGTTGGCGGCTGTTCCTGAAATGGCATCTTTTCATGCCAACGGCGACCTTGCTGCTCGGCTATTTTCCGGGGTGGCGTCTCGGCTGGCTCGAGGATCTTCCGAAGGGCGTTGCGCTCGACTGGGCGCTCCAGCGGGGGTGGATCGACCCTTATCCGTCGGCTGCCGAAAGGGCCGGCGCGTCGAAGCCCTTTGAAAATTTTCATGCGCCAATCCTGAGCCTTGCCGTCACCGATGACGATATTGCGACCGTCCACGCCATCAGGCGCGGTCTTTCCCATTATCGCAACGCAAAGGTGGAAGAAGTGCTACTGACGCCTGAAGATCTTGGATTTTCGAAGATCGGGCATTTCGATCTTTTCCACGCGCGCCACGCTGCCGGCTTCTGGCTCGATACTCTGCTCTGGCTGCGGGACGGCACCAATCCCTGGCCTGGTAAAAAGCCGTCGGAACATCTCGTATTCGCATAAAAACCGCTCTTTAACGTTTACGAGTTAGTAATCTCTCGGAAACGAGAGGTTTGTATCATGCGTACTCGTATCGTGCTCGCGGTCATCGGGCTGGCCCTGCTTGCCGGCTGCGCGACAGCGCCCCGCCAGACGAGAAATATCTGCGCCGTCTTCGACCAGAAGGACGGCCTCTTCACCAGCTGGCAAGGAGCTGCAGAGCGTGCCGAGAAAAAATACGGCGTGCCGGTGCCGATCCTGATGGCAACCATGTATGTCGAATCCGGCTTCCAGCCCTATGCGCGGCCGCCGCGCACGAAACTCTTCGGCTTCATTCCCTGGACGCGGCCTTCGACGGCCTACGGCTATTCGCAAGCGCTGAACGGAACCTGGGACCACTACCAGTCGGAGACCGGCAACTGGGCCGCAACGCGTACCAACTTCGCCGACGCGATCGATTTCATCGGCTGGTACCACTACAGCAACAGCCAGGCGACGGGCATTCAACCGAACGACGCCTACAATCTCTACCTCGCCTATTATTCCGGCCCGACCGGATACAAGCGCGGCGACTGGCGCAACAATGGCCAATTGCAGCAGACGGCGCAGAAATTTGCGCGGATGGCTGGCAGCTATCAGCAGCAGTTGCAGGGGTGTAATTGACGGGAACTAGCCCCGTAAATTCTCAAAGCGGACGGAATAAATCCGGTCGCGGCCGAGCAGATGAGCGATCAGCGACGCCTTGTCGAAGAGGTCCTTCATCGCTTTGTGCCCGAGGTCGAGACCACCGCTCATGACGCCGAAGGCGGGCATCAGCAAGCGGGCGCCATCGGTAGCAAAGCAGGGACGGCGGACAGATTTTTCACGGCGGCGGACGGTAGCTGCGGGATGCAAATGGCCGGCAATCTCACCCTTCTGCAAGCCGTCGCGCGGCTCATGACGGAAGGTCAGGCTGGCGTAGTGAAGCTCGTCGGAACAGCTGCCCGGCAGGTTGACGGTGCCGTCGGGATCATGGTTGCCGTTGATCCAGATCCATTCGCGGCCGCGGGCCATTTCGACGATCAGCGTGCGGAAGGCATCCGGCAGATGTTCGGAGCCGACGCGGTCGTGGAAATTGTCGCCGAGCGAAACGACGAGTTTCGGATCGTAGCGAGAGATGACGGCGGCGAGCACAGTGAGCGTCGCCAGCGTATCGTAAGGCGGCAACATCATGCCGCGGCGGGCAAAGGCCGCCCCTTTTTCCAGATGCAGGTCGGAAACGACGAGAATGCCGGCATCCGGCAGATAGAGCGCGCCAAGCGGATCGCAGACGGCGGCAACACCGTGAATGGCGGTTTCGACGCCCGGTATTGCGGCAAGGCCGTTCATGTCGCGCGCGAGCGCAAGGCGGTTCATCACTTCAGTCATTCCTAAAATTTCAGGCCATCGCCTCGGCGATCAGATCGTCGGCGGCTTCGGCAAGCAGGGCATCGTGGGCCTGGCCCGGCACCGACTCCTTGCCGATTTCCAGCATGACCGGCACGGCAAGCGGCGAAATATGGTCCAGCGCCCGGTGGGTGATGTGGCCCTTGATTCGTCTCAGCATATCGCCAAGCCGGGAAATATCCAAAAGACCAGTAGACGCATCCTGTCGCGTCGCCTGCAGCAGGATGTGGTCAGGCTCATGGGTGCGCAGCACATCATAGATCAGGTCGGCGGAGACGGTGATCTGCCGGCCGGTCTTTTCCTTGCCCGGATGGCGTCGCTCGATCAAGCCTGCAATCACGGCGCAATTGCGGAAGGTGCGCTTCAGAAGGAAGGATTCGTTCAGCCAGGATTCCAGATCGTCGCCCAGCATGTCCTCGTCGAAGAGATCGGAAAGACTGAGGCGGCCATTGGCGATCATCAGGCCGAGGTCTTCCAGACCCCAGATCGCAAGGGAATAATCCGTCGCGACGAAGCCGAGCGGCTTTGCCCCTGTCCTGTCCAGCCGGCGGGTGAGCAGCATGCCGAGCGTCTGGTGGGCAAGCCGGCCCTCGAAGGGATAGATGACCATGTAGCCGCGGCTGCCGCGGGGGAAGGTCTCGATCAACAGCTCGTCGCGTTTCGGCAGGAGAGATTTTTCTTTCTGCAACGAGAGCCAGTCTCGCACCTGATCCGGCAGGCGGTGCCAGCGATCGGGATCGTCCAGCATCGAGCGGACCTGATCGGCAAGGTAAGTAGAGAGCGGGAACTTGCCGCCGGCATAGGAAGGGATTTTCGGATCGAAGGAATAGGCCTGGCTGACCAGCGCCTCGTTCTCCCGGATGCCTTCGAAGCGGAGCACCTTGCCGGAGAAGATGAACGTATCGCCCGGTGCAAGCTGCTCGAGGAAATATTCCTCAACCTTGCCGAGCACGGCGCCGGGGCGGCCGAGCCTGCCGCCCTCGCCGCGTTTGGCCATGCGGATATTCAGCATCGGATCCTCGACGATGGTGCCGAGGTTCAGGCGATATTGCTGTGCGACCTGCGGATTGGAGACGCGCCAGCGACCTTCCTTGGTCTTGCGGATGCGGGCATAACGCTCATAGGTGCGCAGGGCGTAGCCGCCTGTCGCCACAAAATCGACGACGCGCTCGAAGGTCTCCCAGGCAAGATCGGCATAGGGCGAGGCGCTGGTAATCTCGTCATAGAGTTCCAGCATGTCGAAGGGTTCGGCGCAGGCCATGCCGAGCACGTGCTGGGCGAGCACATCGAGCCCGCCGCGGCCGACGGGAGGCGTATCCTGTGCACCGATGTAATTCGCATCGAGCGCTGCCTGGCACTCCATGACCTCGAAACGGTTGGCGGGAACGAGGATCGCCTTCGACGGCTCGTCCATGCGGTGATTGGCGCGGCCGATGCGCTGGGCGAGACGTGAAGCACCTTTCGGCGCGCCGACATGAATGACGAGATCGACATCGCCCCAGTCGATGCCGAGGTCGAGGGTCGACGTGGCGACGACGGCCCGCAGCCGGTTGGCGGCCATGGCGGCTTCGACCTTGCGGCGCTGCGCAACATCCAGCGAACCATGATGGAGCGCGATCGGCAGGTTCTCCTCGTTGACCGTCCAGAGCTCCTGAAAGAGCATTTCGGCCTGCGAGCGGGTATTGACGAAGAGCAGCGTTGTCTGATGGTCGATCAACTGTCGGTAGACATCCGGGATCGCGTATTTGGCGGCATGGCCGGACCAGGGAATGTGCTCTTGCGTATCGAGAATGGAAATATCGGGCTTGGCGCCGCCTTCGACGAGCACAAGGCCGGCATGGTTCTCCCTGCCCTCCTCCTGCGCCACCAACCATCTCTGCAAATCCAGGGGTTCGGCAACGGTAGCGGAGAGGCCGATGGTCTTCAGATCGGGCGCCAGCCGACGTAGGCGGGCAAGGCCGAGCGAAAGCATATGGCCGCGCTTTGAGGTGACGAGCGAGTGGAGTTCATCGAAAATGACGTATTTCAAATCCTTGAAGAAGCGTTCGGCCTCCCGGTTGGCCAATAACAGGGCGACCTGTTCCGGCGTCGTCAGCAGGATGTCGGGCGGGTTGAGCTTCTGGCGCTGGCGCTTGGCGTTGGGCGTATCACCGGTGCGGTTCTCGATCGATATCGGCAAGCCCATCTCGGTGACAGGCTTCATGAGATTGCGCTCGATATCAACGGCCAGCGCCTTCAGCGGCGAAACGTAGAGCGTGTGGATGCCCGTGAAGGCTGAGCCCGGCGGGATCTTGCCGCGGCGCGTGAGGTCGGTCAGCGACGGCAGAAAGCCGGCGAGCGTCTTGCCGGCGCCGGTTGGCGCAATCAGCAGCGTGCTCTCGCCGACCTCAGTGCGGGCCAGCAATTCAAGCTGATGGGCGCGCGGGCGCCAGCCCTTTTCCGCAAACCAGCGGAGGAAGGGTGGGGGCAAGGCAAGGCTGGTCTCGGCATCGATCTGATCCACGGGGCAAATGTAGTTCAAACGCGGACGAATAGAAGCGGTATTGACTCCCTGGCATAATCGTAGATAAATAATATCCATGATTAAAGGAGATCGGCTGTGAAGCTTGGTGATGGCGTCGAACAGAGCATTCATTGTACGGCGGTCCTATCAGGGCTTTCGGCGGGCGGCGTGCTATCGGCCGCAGCGCTTGCCGAATATCACGGTGTATCGACGAGCTATCTCTTGAAGCACCTCCAGGCGCTTTCGGGAGCCGGAATTCTGGAGACGGTGCCGGGCCCGAAGGGCGGTTATCGGTTGGCGAAGAAGCCTGATGATATTTCGCTGCTCGATATCGTGCTCGCGGTCGAAGGGCCAGCGCCTGCCTTCCGCTGTTCGGAGATCCGCCAACGCGGACCGAATCCGCTGCCGCAACGCTATTTCACCAAGCCTTGCCAGGTCACGGCGGCAATGCTGAGAGCCGAGCGCGCCTATCGCGCCGAACTCGCAAACACCAGCATCGCCGACATTCTGACAGAGCTTTCCGCGGATGATGACGGCGGGATCGCCGCCAGAGGCTGCGCCTTCATGGAAATGCATGAAAGAAAAGTGGCTCGCTGAGCCCCAACACAAACCCCAACACAAGGAGAAATACCATGCAAGCACGTTTCAACTTCGGCAAAGCCGCTCCGGATGCCTATAAGGCCGTCGCCGCTCTGGAACAGTATGTACAGGAATCTGGACTGGATAAGCGCTTCATTCACCTGATCAAGCTTCGTGCCTCGCAGATCAACGGCTGCGCCTATTGCGTCGACATGCATTCGAAGGAAGCGCGCCATCACGGGCTTTCCGAACAATGGATCAACCTGATGTGCGTATGGCGGGAATCGCCGGTCTACGACGCCCGTGAACGCGCCCTGCTCGGCTGGGTCGATGCGGTGACGAAGATTGCAGAAACCGGTGCACCGGACGCCGATTACGAAGCCCTGAAGGCGCATTTCTCCGAAGAAGAAATGACCAAGATCACGGTTGCGATCGGCACGATCAATATCTGGAACCGGCTTGCCGTCGGCTTCCGCAGCCAGCATCCGATCGATGCGCCACAGAAGGCAGCCTGATAGATTCTGCTTACAGGGAATTTATCCCGGTGACCGACCCGAAGGTTTCGGGTCGGTTGACTACATGGTCACTCGTGACCGGTCGTGGCCCGCGCGGCAACGGCTCCAGGCCATTTGCCCGAGAGGTCGACGCTGTTGAATATGTCGCGAACGACCTTGACGATTTCCTCTGCGGAAGAACCCTTGGCGTATTCTTCCTGCATGCGGCGTCTGACAAGCTTTTCCAAATCTGACATAGCTCACCTCATCATATCCGGCGCGAGGAGAAGTGTCGCGCCAGGACCGATCACGGGCAAGTTACGTTTTGTTTAGAATGGCTTACAGATTTGTAAGGTTAGAACCTAGAGCGCGATGTAGCGGTCGGCCCGGTGATTGATCGCGACGAAGAGATTGAGAACGATCGCACCGAGCACGGAATAGAAGACGACCGGCGGCGTGGTGACGAAGAAGGCGGCTGCCAGAACACACATGTCGATGACAAGCTGGACGAGACCAGCGCGGATGCCGAAACGCTCCTGCATATAGATGCCGAGAATGCCGACGCCGCCGAGGCTGGCGCGATGGCGATAGAGCGCAAGAAGGCCATAGCCAAGCAGCAGACCACCAAGAAGAGCTGCCCAAGCCGGATGAATGGTGGCGATTTCCATGACCTTCGGCTGCAGGCTGGTTAGAGCCGAGGTCAGGCCAATGGCAATGAAGGTCTTGATCGTGAAGGCCGTGCCGAGGCGCCTCCATGAGAGATAGAAGAAGGGCAGGTTAAGCAGGAAGAAGGCGAGACCGAAATTCACGCCGAAAGCGTAGTGAAGCAGGAAGGCGATGCCCGCGGTGCTGCCGGTCAGAAGGCCGGCGCTGGCGAGCACATAAAGACCGAGCGCGGAAACGAGGCTGCCGGAGAATATGCCCTGCACATCCTCGACCGGCGTGTGGCGCGTCGCAGTGGTGTTCCAGAAGCCGAAGGCACTGATGAGCTGGCTCATGACACGATCTCCAATAGCGGCGGCTCCGGACAGGCCGGAGGAAGAGGGATTGTAAGGATGGATGCGGCACGTGCTACGCTTTGGCGGCGCGTCGCTTCTCGCGGAATGGTTGGATTATCAGGTCTTACAAGGTTGCACGCAAGCGAAATACGTAAGCAATGCTGACCTATTTTAAAATCGCAAGAAATATGCGCTCAGTCGGTCTTGCACGTAAGGAACAGAATGCCGGAAACCGGTTTGCCGCCATCTTTGCGAATGACGGTTTTGACTGTCTCGAGGATTTCGAAGCTGTGGGCTGCTGCGAGCCCTTCGACATAGGTTTGTGAGTGGGCATAGCGCAGCGACGGCGCTAGGATGAAGCCATCACCCTCGCCGCCATCCTCGACCGAAAAGACGAAATCGGCGCCGGGCGCCGTTAGGTCGTCGACGATCGCAAAAATGCTTTCCAGATTGCCGAGATACATCAGCACATCGGCGGCGGTGACGAGATCGGCGCGGTGCGGTGCGCTGTCGGCAAAGATGCCGGAAGCTTCCGATGTCAGTGACAGATCGGCCTGGCCGAGATGGTCATAGACATGTTTTTCGGCGGCCTTCGCAAGCATGTTCTGCGACAGGTCGAAGCCTTCGAGGCGGGTGACACGAGCGTGGATTTCCGGGCCGAGCAGGCCCGTGCCGCAGCCGAGATCGACGGCGCAGTGATAATGTCGGCCGGTGGATGCGACGAGGGCGGCGAGCTTCTGCGGGACAGAATAGTCCAGTTTCTCCACGAGCGATGTCTCGAAGCGATCGGCATAATCATCGAAGAGGCGCTCGACATAGCGGCTCGACGGGTGCGCCGGCATTTCCGCATCGCCGAGCAAGGCGAGCTTGAGACCTGCGCCGAAAATATCCTCGGGGTCGAGTTCCAACGTGCGGCGATAGGCTTCGACGGCAGCGTCTGCCTTGCCTGCCTTTTCGCGGTATGTGGCAAGGCGATACCAGCCTGCGGCCCAGGCCGGCGTCAGTTCCAGTGCCTGCTCCATCAGTTCGGCCGCCGCTTCCGCTTCGCCGCCCTCATCGAGCATCTTGGCGTAATCGGCGCGACGGTCGGCGATGACGTCGCCGGAGGAAAGCTGGCTTGGCTGCATGATTGGACCCTTTGGCTGGCGGCATTTGGCTTCGGCCACAAAAAAACTCAAGTCCTATTTCAGAGGCGGTGCTGTCTTGGCGGAAAAGGCTTGCGGGCGAATCGCCGCGACCGTATCTCAAGGCAAACAGGAGATGGCGCATGTCCGATCAGGTGAACAGGTTTCTCGGCGATTCCATTGGCCGCACGATCATCAAACTTTTGGTGGTTTCGCTGATTGTCGGCTTCGTCATGGCCATCTTCGGGCTGACGCCCTGGGAACTTATCTACAACTTCCGTGATTTCGTGATCCATCTATGGCGGCAGGGCTTCTCTGCGC encodes the following:
- a CDS encoding sulfite exporter TauE/SafE family protein translates to MTIYLPIAELSVNIFIILGMGAAVGFLSGMFGVGGGFLITPLLIFYNIPPVVAVATGANQVVASSISGAITHFRRGTLDVKLGTVLLVGGLSGATVGIWIFSLLRSIGQLDLFISLLYVVFLGTVGGLMLWESINAMRRAARNEAPAPRRPGHQHWVHKLPLKVRFKKSKIYLSVIPIVTLGFAIGILTSVMGVGGGFIMVPAMIYLLRIPTNVVVGTSLFQIIFVTAYTTIVQAATNYSVDIVLAFFLMLAGVIGAQYGVRVGQRLRGEQLRALLGLLVLAVGLRLAVALVVTPQDIYSVVMGVGN
- a CDS encoding TIGR02186 family protein encodes the protein MLRLLLLLTLFMPVAASAQVLLPGQGTTRAEREGLEIGTSTSEIAITSDFRGADLTIFGAVTNTDDLLLAIGQYDVIVVLEGPREDATVRKKERVFGIWINTSSMTFADVPHSYSMSSSRSIDDITTPLDLTGEGIGIDHIPLRPIDFAGNFNSLNEFRNAFRRLQQSGGLYERDPSGVRFVSSNLFKASLRLPANIPNGVHTVRAYLFKSGKFVTQKSQPLRVIKTGIEQTITDAAHEQPIFYGCFAVLLAVLTGWGASLIFRKD
- a CDS encoding dihydrofolate reductase family protein — its product is MRKLVVWNLMTLDGYFEGAKPWDIEFHNLAWGPELEKYAEQFGEESDLLVFGRKTYEGMAAYWPSAESENKIKAYMNSIAKIAVSRTMEKADWNNTRVVIDPVSELRRLKEEDGKTILIFGSAELADTLLKAGLVDEIRICLVPVILGRGNPHFKPADAQQPLKLLDSSVTKSGAVILRYEPVRAA
- a CDS encoding TetR/AcrR family transcriptional regulator, encoding MAKSASDTRERIVAAAAKLFYSEGIRAVSVDAVAEKADVTKRTLYYHFDSKDDLIAAYLETRDQPNLAAYRRWFAETDGDLAAKVKGIFDNLARSARHPKWRGCGYLRTSAELANMPGHPAIKVGAAHKKNVEQWLAALFEEQHLVEAPKLARQVVLLLDGSFAAVLLHRDPTYMETAGEAAAALVTAASKDK
- a CDS encoding alpha/beta hydrolase family protein gives rise to the protein MPAASKRRKSDPAREAEAVVIGCGDGVKLRGHLWSAISDRSIGSVVINPATGVAARYYHYYARFLAERGFDVLTYDYRGIGLSRPERLRGSGYRWRDWGERDFDAALLFMEGQRPGRPLFVVGHSIGGFLPGLSAHADRITRMLAVGAQYGNWRDYAPAHRWRLFLKWHLFMPTATLLLGYFPGWRLGWLEDLPKGVALDWALQRGWIDPYPSAAERAGASKPFENFHAPILSLAVTDDDIATVHAIRRGLSHYRNAKVEEVLLTPEDLGFSKIGHFDLFHARHAAGFWLDTLLWLRDGTNPWPGKKPSEHLVFA
- a CDS encoding transglycosylase SLT domain-containing protein, whose protein sequence is MRTRIVLAVIGLALLAGCATAPRQTRNICAVFDQKDGLFTSWQGAAERAEKKYGVPVPILMATMYVESGFQPYARPPRTKLFGFIPWTRPSTAYGYSQALNGTWDHYQSETGNWAATRTNFADAIDFIGWYHYSNSQATGIQPNDAYNLYLAYYSGPTGYKRGDWRNNGQLQQTAQKFARMAGSYQQQLQGCN
- the pdeM gene encoding ligase-associated DNA damage response endonuclease PdeM — its product is MNRLALARDMNGLAAIPGVETAIHGVAAVCDPLGALYLPDAGILVVSDLHLEKGAAFARRGMMLPPYDTLATLTVLAAVISRYDPKLVVSLGDNFHDRVGSEHLPDAFRTLIVEMARGREWIWINGNHDPDGTVNLPGSCSDELHYASLTFRHEPRDGLQKGEIAGHLHPAATVRRREKSVRRPCFATDGARLLMPAFGVMSGGLDLGHKAMKDLFDKASLIAHLLGRDRIYSVRFENLRG
- a CDS encoding ligase-associated DNA damage response DEXH box helicase, producing MDQIDAETSLALPPPFLRWFAEKGWRPRAHQLELLARTEVGESTLLIAPTGAGKTLAGFLPSLTDLTRRGKIPPGSAFTGIHTLYVSPLKALAVDIERNLMKPVTEMGLPISIENRTGDTPNAKRQRQKLNPPDILLTTPEQVALLLANREAERFFKDLKYVIFDELHSLVTSKRGHMLSLGLARLRRLAPDLKTIGLSATVAEPLDLQRWLVAQEEGRENHAGLVLVEGGAKPDISILDTQEHIPWSGHAAKYAIPDVYRQLIDHQTTLLFVNTRSQAEMLFQELWTVNEENLPIALHHGSLDVAQRRKVEAAMAANRLRAVVATSTLDLGIDWGDVDLVIHVGAPKGASRLAQRIGRANHRMDEPSKAILVPANRFEVMECQAALDANYIGAQDTPPVGRGGLDVLAQHVLGMACAEPFDMLELYDEITSASPYADLAWETFERVVDFVATGGYALRTYERYARIRKTKEGRWRVSNPQVAQQYRLNLGTIVEDPMLNIRMAKRGEGGRLGRPGAVLGKVEEYFLEQLAPGDTFIFSGKVLRFEGIRENEALVSQAYSFDPKIPSYAGGKFPLSTYLADQVRSMLDDPDRWHRLPDQVRDWLSLQKEKSLLPKRDELLIETFPRGSRGYMVIYPFEGRLAHQTLGMLLTRRLDRTGAKPLGFVATDYSLAIWGLEDLGLMIANGRLSLSDLFDEDMLGDDLESWLNESFLLKRTFRNCAVIAGLIERRHPGKEKTGRQITVSADLIYDVLRTHEPDHILLQATRQDASTGLLDISRLGDMLRRIKGHITHRALDHISPLAVPVMLEIGKESVPGQAHDALLAEAADDLIAEAMA
- a CDS encoding RrF2 family transcriptional regulator, whose translation is MKLGDGVEQSIHCTAVLSGLSAGGVLSAAALAEYHGVSTSYLLKHLQALSGAGILETVPGPKGGYRLAKKPDDISLLDIVLAVEGPAPAFRCSEIRQRGPNPLPQRYFTKPCQVTAAMLRAERAYRAELANTSIADILTELSADDDGGIAARGCAFMEMHERKVAR